The following coding sequences lie in one Calidithermus timidus DSM 17022 genomic window:
- the abc-f gene encoding ribosomal protection-like ABC-F family protein → MRVVFAENLEYSLGARDLLEGVSLELYHGDRLALVGANGSGKTTLLRLLVGELEPVRGRVYRPEGVYLGLLEQDPRFGPEDTVEGVLKSGFARLERLEAELAGLEANLADPEAYRRWEELHERFELLGGYRRRSNYESVLRGLRLEGREGERATVLSGGETRRLALGALLLSGADALLLDEPTNHLDLEMVEWLVGFLEGYGGATITISHDRGFLDRVARRVAWLRQGKLRLYEGNYSAFRAQRAAQEEQEAREYAGWLKEKQRREGILEQARRWAPSSAKHARRMHGLEARMEQFLQQAPPEPEGPDAVVRMRFPTESPGPERVLEAAHLRKNLAGRTLFDIEGLLVSRGERIALIGPNGAGKTTLVKVLLGQLPSDDPAGRIRTGPGVRIGYYDQKLSGFDPELTLFETLYRLLGEKAHAALGAWMFPYEAQFKRVKDLSGGERARLALLSLSLQQANLLVLDEPTNHLDLQTVEALERALLAYEGTLLLVSHDLFFLERLATRTWHLRSGQFDDYPAAPGEYLERRKVTALSESARPAEPPTAKPQPRRGKSRWHLEREREQLEATIAELEAQLRALHAEANQPGLTPQDYARIAAEEAELRERLEGLYARWGELADV, encoded by the coding sequence GTGCGCGTGGTCTTTGCTGAAAACCTCGAGTACTCCCTGGGCGCCCGCGACCTGCTGGAAGGGGTGAGCCTGGAGCTCTACCACGGCGACCGGCTGGCGCTGGTGGGGGCCAACGGCTCGGGCAAGACCACGCTGCTGCGGCTGTTGGTGGGCGAGCTCGAGCCCGTGCGCGGACGGGTGTACAGGCCGGAGGGGGTCTACCTCGGGCTGCTCGAGCAGGACCCCCGCTTTGGCCCTGAGGATACCGTCGAGGGCGTGCTCAAGAGCGGATTCGCCCGGCTGGAGCGGCTCGAAGCCGAGCTGGCCGGGCTCGAGGCGAACTTGGCCGACCCCGAGGCGTACCGCCGCTGGGAGGAGCTGCACGAGCGCTTCGAGCTGTTGGGGGGCTACAGACGGCGCTCCAACTACGAGTCGGTGCTCAGGGGCTTGCGCTTGGAGGGGCGCGAGGGCGAGCGGGCAACGGTGCTCTCGGGCGGGGAGACGCGGCGGCTGGCGCTGGGGGCCTTGTTGCTGTCGGGGGCCGATGCCCTGCTGCTCGACGAGCCGACCAACCACCTCGACCTCGAGATGGTGGAGTGGCTGGTGGGCTTCCTGGAGGGCTACGGCGGGGCCACCATCACCATCTCCCACGATCGCGGCTTCCTCGACCGGGTTGCCCGGCGCGTGGCCTGGCTGCGGCAGGGCAAGCTGCGGCTCTACGAGGGCAACTACTCGGCTTTCCGCGCCCAGCGTGCCGCGCAGGAGGAGCAGGAGGCCCGCGAGTATGCCGGCTGGCTCAAGGAGAAACAGCGGCGCGAGGGCATCCTCGAGCAAGCCCGCCGCTGGGCGCCTTCCAGCGCCAAGCACGCCCGCCGAATGCACGGCCTCGAGGCCCGCATGGAGCAATTTTTGCAGCAAGCCCCGCCCGAACCCGAGGGCCCCGATGCGGTGGTGCGCATGCGCTTTCCCACCGAGTCCCCCGGCCCCGAGCGGGTGCTGGAGGCCGCCCACCTGCGCAAGAATTTGGCGGGACGAACGCTCTTTGACATCGAGGGCCTGCTGGTCTCGAGAGGTGAGCGCATCGCGCTGATCGGCCCCAACGGCGCGGGCAAGACCACGTTGGTCAAGGTGCTGCTGGGCCAGCTCCCCTCCGACGACCCCGCCGGGCGTATCCGCACCGGGCCGGGCGTGCGTATCGGCTACTACGACCAGAAGCTCTCCGGCTTCGACCCCGAGCTCACCCTCTTCGAAACGCTCTACCGCCTGCTGGGCGAGAAGGCCCACGCCGCGCTGGGGGCCTGGATGTTCCCCTACGAGGCCCAGTTCAAGCGGGTAAAAGACCTCTCGGGCGGGGAGCGGGCCCGGCTGGCCTTGCTCTCGCTCTCGCTGCAGCAGGCCAACCTGCTGGTGCTCGACGAGCCCACCAACCACCTCGACCTCCAGACCGTCGAAGCCCTCGAGCGGGCCTTGCTGGCCTACGAGGGTACGCTGCTGCTGGTCTCGCACGACCTGTTCTTCCTCGAGCGGCTCGCCACCCGCACCTGGCACCTCAGGAGCGGGCAGTTCGACGACTACCCGGCTGCGCCCGGCGAGTACCTCGAGCGCCGCAAGGTCACGGCCCTTTCCGAGTCGGCCCGCCCCGCCGAGCCCCCGACTGCAAAGCCCCAACCCAGGCGCGGGAAGAGCCGCTGGCACCTCGAGCGCGAGCGAGAGCAGCTCGAGGCCACCATCGCTGAGCTCGAGGCCCAGCTTCGTGCCCTGCACGCCGAGGCCAACCAGCCCGGTCTGACCCCTCAGGACTATGCCCGCATCGCCGCCGAGGAGGCCGAGCTTAGGGAGCGGCTCGAGGGGCTCTACGCGCGTTGGGGCGAGCTGGCCGACGTGTAG
- a CDS encoding LCP family protein, producing MRVLRWVLLFAVLVGLGWLYKTVSAIAGHVPPATLLRIVQKPQDFFWGKERVNILIVGKDYNHDSRGMPYTKNARADTIMLLSLDLARRQAAAVSVPRDTYVVAPDGIGGKINGTFSRGGVELLKQTLERTFDLTIDHYVIIKDTAIKNIVDALGGVWVETIDEMHYDDNWGGLHIHLPKGRQFINGEQAVGFVRFREVNTYKLDRWGNRVPIYPVKHSKEEGDIRRTERQQQLLRAMAQQAMTPQNLLRLEAIAEVVFREVETDLARPQLLALGARFGRSGLSELRSTTLPGQGGYYGGAYYYNLDRARSQALVDWLLKGEEEAGRRLVRLSVYNASRLGGVARATAGRLEQQGYRVQRTGTAARPSEVSRVIYKQAAFEGWAREIQQLLGIGELQKDPDYPEEADVIVLIGSDLGQRMLASGQ from the coding sequence ATGCGTGTGCTGCGATGGGTTTTACTCTTTGCCGTCCTGGTGGGGCTGGGTTGGCTGTACAAGACGGTTTCGGCCATCGCGGGGCACGTTCCCCCGGCCACCTTGCTGCGGATCGTGCAGAAGCCGCAGGACTTCTTCTGGGGCAAGGAGCGGGTCAACATCCTGATCGTGGGCAAGGATTACAACCACGACTCGCGCGGCATGCCCTACACCAAGAACGCCCGCGCCGACACCATCATGTTGCTCTCGCTCGACTTGGCCAGGCGCCAGGCCGCAGCCGTCTCGGTGCCCCGCGACACCTACGTGGTGGCCCCCGACGGCATCGGCGGCAAGATCAACGGCACCTTCAGCCGGGGCGGGGTCGAGCTCTTGAAGCAGACCCTCGAGCGCACCTTCGACCTCACCATCGACCATTACGTCATCATCAAGGACACCGCCATCAAGAACATCGTCGATGCTTTAGGGGGGGTGTGGGTCGAGACCATCGACGAGATGCACTACGACGACAACTGGGGCGGGCTGCACATCCACCTGCCCAAAGGGCGGCAGTTCATCAACGGCGAGCAGGCGGTGGGCTTCGTGCGCTTCCGCGAGGTCAACACCTACAAGCTCGACCGCTGGGGCAACCGCGTCCCCATCTACCCCGTCAAGCACTCCAAGGAGGAGGGCGACATCCGCCGCACCGAGCGCCAGCAGCAGCTCCTGCGCGCCATGGCCCAGCAGGCCATGACCCCGCAGAACCTGCTGCGCCTCGAGGCCATCGCCGAGGTGGTATTCCGCGAGGTCGAGACCGACCTCGCGAGGCCCCAGCTCCTGGCCCTGGGGGCGCGCTTCGGGCGCTCGGGGTTGAGCGAGCTGCGGAGCACCACCCTTCCCGGCCAGGGAGGCTACTACGGCGGGGCCTACTACTACAACCTCGACCGCGCTCGCTCGCAGGCCCTGGTGGACTGGTTGCTGAAAGGCGAGGAGGAGGCCGGGCGGCGGCTGGTGCGACTGAGCGTGTACAACGCCTCGAGGCTGGGCGGTGTGGCGCGGGCCACGGCGGGCCGTCTGGAGCAGCAGGGCTACCGCGTCCAGCGCACCGGCACCGCGGCCAGGCCCAGCGAGGTCTCGAGGGTCATCTACAAGCAGGCCGCCTTCGAGGGGTGGGCCAGGGAAATCCAGCAGTTGTTGGGCATCGGCGAGCTCCAGAAAGACCCCGACTATCCCGAAGAGGCCGATGTGATCGTGCTGATCGGCAGCGACCTGGGGCAGCGCATGCTGGCTTCGGGGCAGTGA
- the ftsH gene encoding ATP-dependent zinc metalloprotease FtsH encodes MSTRINPWTIVIVLLLGYWLFSQFSGNSSRATLSYSEFLSFVEQGKVQSVVLQNGRISGEFKAPERLEVGGRSVVERRFSLPSVPREFADQNLIPLLRAQGVQVFTREDSIWPQLLFSFLPILLLIGFWYFFFMRAQGGAGQVMQFGQSRARQYGKERRVNTTFKDVAGHTEAKRELMEVVDFLKNPQKYISIGAEIPKGVLLVGPPGTGKTLLTRAVAGEAGVPFFSVSASEFMEMFVGVGASRVRSLFDEARRSAPAIIFIDELDSIGRKRGAGIGGGHDEREQTLNQILSEMDGFEKDTSVIVLAATNRPDILDQALLRPGRFDRQVVIGLPTLEERKEILLVHMRGKPIAPDVEPTELAQITPGFSGADLKNLVNEATLQAARSGKTQVTMEDFRLALDKVVLGLERGSLRLSPEEKRAVAYHEAGHAIVGEVLPHADKTEKVSIVPRGMALGVRWSMPQERILMKQEYLEDTLAMTLAGRAAEESFIGSVSTGAADDFKRATQLAKQMVLDWGMGEHFRNLAWGSDSGPVFLGEEIARKKDHSEETARLIDQDIEHILDKAYDRAKLVLQEHAEAVHKVAEELLQNETILGQRVREILAETQKAPQPTTAAEG; translated from the coding sequence TTGTCCACACGCATCAATCCTTGGACCATTGTCATCGTGTTGCTGCTGGGCTACTGGCTGTTCAGTCAGTTTAGCGGCAACAGCAGCCGCGCCACGCTTTCTTATAGTGAGTTCCTCAGCTTTGTCGAGCAGGGCAAGGTGCAATCGGTGGTGCTCCAGAACGGGCGTATCTCGGGCGAGTTCAAAGCACCCGAGCGCCTCGAGGTGGGCGGTCGCTCGGTGGTCGAGCGCCGCTTCAGCCTGCCCTCGGTCCCCCGTGAATTCGCGGACCAAAACCTGATTCCCCTGCTCAGAGCGCAAGGAGTCCAGGTCTTCACGCGCGAGGACTCGATCTGGCCCCAGCTCCTGTTCAGCTTCCTGCCCATCCTGCTCCTCATCGGCTTCTGGTACTTCTTCTTCATGCGCGCGCAGGGCGGGGCGGGCCAGGTGATGCAGTTCGGCCAGAGCCGCGCACGTCAGTACGGCAAGGAACGCCGGGTCAACACCACCTTCAAGGACGTGGCCGGCCACACCGAGGCCAAGCGCGAGCTGATGGAGGTCGTGGACTTCCTCAAGAACCCCCAGAAATACATCAGCATCGGGGCCGAGATTCCCAAAGGTGTGCTGCTGGTGGGGCCGCCGGGGACCGGCAAAACCCTGCTGACACGCGCGGTGGCCGGGGAGGCCGGGGTGCCCTTCTTCTCGGTCTCGGCCTCGGAGTTCATGGAGATGTTCGTGGGGGTGGGGGCCAGCCGGGTGCGCTCACTGTTCGATGAAGCCCGGCGCAGCGCTCCAGCCATCATCTTCATCGACGAGCTCGACTCCATTGGCCGCAAGCGGGGTGCGGGGATCGGCGGGGGCCACGATGAGCGCGAGCAGACCCTCAACCAAATCCTCTCCGAGATGGACGGCTTCGAGAAGGACACCAGCGTGATCGTGCTGGCCGCGACCAACCGGCCCGACATCCTCGACCAAGCCCTGTTGCGGCCAGGACGCTTCGACCGGCAGGTGGTCATTGGCTTGCCGACCCTCGAGGAGCGCAAGGAAATCCTGCTGGTGCACATGCGCGGCAAGCCCATCGCCCCCGACGTCGAGCCCACCGAACTCGCCCAGATCACCCCCGGCTTCAGCGGGGCCGACCTGAAGAACCTGGTCAACGAGGCCACCCTGCAAGCCGCCCGCAGCGGTAAAACCCAGGTCACCATGGAGGATTTCCGCCTGGCGCTGGACAAGGTGGTGCTGGGCCTCGAGCGCGGCTCCCTGCGGCTTTCCCCCGAGGAAAAGCGGGCCGTGGCCTACCACGAGGCCGGTCACGCCATCGTGGGCGAGGTGCTGCCCCACGCCGACAAGACCGAGAAAGTCTCCATCGTGCCGCGCGGCATGGCGCTGGGGGTGCGCTGGAGTATGCCCCAGGAGCGCATCCTGATGAAGCAGGAGTACCTCGAGGACACCCTGGCCATGACCCTGGCCGGGCGGGCCGCCGAGGAGAGCTTCATCGGCTCGGTCTCGACCGGAGCCGCCGACGATTTCAAGCGCGCTACCCAGCTAGCCAAGCAGATGGTGCTGGACTGGGGCATGGGCGAGCACTTCCGCAACCTGGCTTGGGGCTCCGACTCCGGCCCGGTCTTCCTGGGCGAGGAGATCGCCCGTAAGAAGGATCACTCCGAGGAGACCGCCCGCCTCATCGACCAGGACATCGAGCACATCCTCGATAAGGCCTACGACCGGGCCAAGCTGGTGCTGCAAGAGCACGCCGAAGCCGTGCACAAGGTGGCCGAAGAGCTACTGCAAAACGAGACCATCCTGGGCCAGCGGGTGCGCGAAATCCTGGCCGAGACCCAAAAGGCTCCCCAGCCCACCACGGCAGCCGAGGGGTAA